The genomic region GCACTTTCGCAGCGCTGCCAGTACCGACGGCTTTTCTGGCTACTGCTACTCGGAACGATCCCGGCGGCGGTTCTGGGCGCGCTGTTCGAAAGCAATATTGAGGCCGCACTGAACACACCAATCTACCACGGCTATGGCCTCCTCTTCACCGCGCTCATCCTCACCGTCGCGTCACGTCTTCAGGGCACCAGGGGCCTCAAGGAGACTGGTTGGCGGCAGGCCCTGGGCGTGGGGCTGGCCCAGTCGATGGCTCTTCTGCCCGGCGTGTCGCGCAGCGGCAGCACGATCACGGCCGGCCTCCTGTGCGGATTCGAGCGCGAGTTCGCGCCTCGTTTTGCCTTCCTGCTCTCGATCCCGGTCATCCTGGGTGGGTTCCTGTTCAAGGTCAAGGATATGGTCGAAGCCCACGTCTCCGGGGGCCTTGACCCGCTCACCTACCCACTCTCAGCGCTGGTTGCCGGGGTCACAGGATATTTCGCGATTGTGCTGGTAATCAATAGCGTCAAACGGGGAAATCTGCTATACTTTGCCGCGTACTGTCTGGCGGTCGGCCTGACAGTCATCCTTGTGTGCCGGTAAGTGGGGGCTGAGGTCGGGGGATGGGAGCGCTCGCGCAGGGGTACCGAGCGCTCACGGCCAGAGGCAATCCTCTGAGGCTATGCCAATCCACCTGGTTGGCGCCCGGGTGATGGAGACCCCGGGCAAAGCCGTGATACTAAGGCACTAGGCCGGCTGTGGCCTCTCAGCACAGCCGGGCAATCATACGTGCACCAAACTGCAACACCTAGGGAGGAGATAGCTGTGCAATCGATGACTCTGACGGCCTTCGAGAATGGAGCGATTGTCTTCACTCTCGTGGCCGCAGCAATCGGCCTGATCTACGCACTCGTCCTCCGCACCCGGATCACAGCGCTCGATCAGGGTACGGAGAAGATGAAACAGATCGCCAGCCAGATTCAGGAAGGCGCCATGGCCTACCTCGGGCGCCAGTTCCGCACCATCGCTCTGCTGGTCGTCCTTCTGTTTGTCGCTCTGATCCTCAGCGCCGGGGGCAATTGGAACCTCGGTATCGCCCGCGGCGTTGCCTTCTTGCTCGGGTGTCTCGCCTCTGGCGTCACCGGCTACATGGGCATGACCCTCGCGGTCCGCGGCAATGTGCGGTGCGCGAATGCCGCCCGCACGAGCCTCAAGGACGCCTTCGCCGTCGCCTTCAACTCTGGCGCCGTCGCCGGCATGTTCACCGTCACCATGGGCCTCGTCGGTGCAACCCTTATCTTCTGGATCTACAAGGAACACGCCACTGACGTCTTGCTCGGCTTTGGCTTCGGCGGCTGTCTGCTCGCCCTCTTCATGCGGGTCGGCGGCGGCATCTACACCAAGGCTGCGGACGTAGGCGCCGACCTGGTCGGCAAGGTTGAGGCCGGCATCCCCGAAGACGACCCGCGCAACGCAGCCGTTATCGCTGACAACGTCGGCGACAACGTCGGTGACTGCGCAGGGATGGCTGCCGACATCTTCGAATCCTACGAGATCACGCTGGTCGCTTCGATGATCCTAGCTCTAGCTCACGTCGAGGGCGGTTCGCCCGAAGGCATGCGCAAGGCAACCGTGTGGATCATCTTCCCGATCATCGTCCGCGCGATCGGCGTCTTGACCTCGATGTTCGGTATCGGCCTCGCCAGGATGAAGAGCGACGACGAACACCCGATCAAGGCCATCACCCGCGGCTTTGTCTCCTCTGCCCTTCTCTCCGCAGTCGCCTTCTGGGCAGTGGCTCGCTTCTATGTCGGCGCCGTGGGCAACGACCCGGACAACTGGGCCAAGCTCTTCCTCGCCACCTTCTCCGGTCTCGTCCTCGCGGTCGCGATGTACAAGCTGACCGAGTACTACACTTCCACTGAGTTCTCCCCGGTCAAGTCCATCGCCCGATCCACCCAGACCGGTAGCGCAACGACGATCCTCACCGGTTTCTCCGAGGGTCTCGAAAGCGCCGTCTACGCCCTGTTCGTGATCTGCGGCTGTCTCGTCTTCTCGATGCTCGTGTTCGGTAGCGAGGCGACCGCCGTGGAGATCCTCTACGGTGTCTCCCTGTGCGGCCTCGGCATGCTGACCACAACCGGTGTCATCATCTCCATGGACACCTTCGGGCCTGTTGCCGACAACGCCCAGGGCATCTCCGAGATGGCCGGCCTCGAAGACAACACCCAGAACGTCGAACTGCTGGATTCTGTGGGCAACACCACCAAGGCAGCGACCAAGGGTATCGCTATCGCCTCGGCCGTTATCGCCGCGATCTCGCTCTTCGGCTCCTACCTGTCCAAGGTTGCCGCTGCAAGCGCCGGCACCGGTGGCGCCGCGGAGAGCATCAGTGGGGCCGCTCTCTCCCAGTACCACATCAACATCGACAAGCCGGCAGTCTTCATCGGCGCCCTAATCGGTGGCGCGATGCCCTTCCTGTTCAGCTCCATGACCATCCGTGCCGTCAGCCGCGCGGCCTTCAAGATCATCAACGAGGTGCGTCGGCAGTTCCGTGAGATCCCTGGTCTCATGGAGGGCAAGGAAGGCGTCATGCCCGAGTCCGGCAAGGTCGTCGACATCTGCACCGCCGCCGCAATCCGCGAGCTCGTCGCTCCCGGTCTGCTGGCTGTCCTTTCCCCGGTCATCATCGGCGCATGGTTCGGCTGGGAGGGCCTCGGCGGCTTCCTCGGCGGTATCATCATCGTCGGGCAGCTCATGGCGGTTCTCATGTGCAACGCAGGTGGAGCCTGGGACAACGCCAAGAAGTCCATCGAAGATGGCGCCTACGGCGGCAAGGGCTCTGACGCCCACAAGGCCGCAGTCGTTGGCGACACCGTCGGTGACCCCTTCAAGGACACTGCCGGCCCCGCGCTGAACCCGCTCATCAAGGTCATGAACACCGTGGGTCTGCTCATCGCCCCGGCCATCGTTACCTATGCGGACAGCCTGGCACTCAAGCTCATCGGCGTCGTCCTCGCCGCCATCATCGCGGTTGCCCTCATCGTGGCCAAGCGCGAGACCAAGGACGTCCAGGAAGCCGAAGAGGCTCTGGAGCACGCTGGCGGGAAGGGCTAAGCCTCAACACACCGCCGCCCTTACACACAGACCAAACAGCGAGGCCGGAGCATTGCTCCGGCCTCGCTTCCTTTCCGCCTCAGCCTCTGACCTATCGGCAGGGCCGCGTTACTCGTAACGCGCCAGCATCTCCCCCATTCCCTGCCTGTCCAGATACGCAGCCAGGTGTTCGCGCAGGGCTGACACCACTTCCGCGTGCTTGCTCACCACATTGCGACGAGTGTTCGGGTCCGCCTCGAGGTCATACAGGGCCGGCTTGCGTTGACCCCGCCACGTGCAGTACATCCACTCACGCGTCATCACCTGTGCGTGTCCCCCCGCAGCACCGAGCACTGCCGCATCC from Armatimonadia bacterium harbors:
- a CDS encoding undecaprenyl-diphosphate phosphatase — protein: MNLLTAVLIAVVQGATEFLPISSKAHDALVGRLLGVEEMPVAFLITIHLGTLLAVFLYYRHDLWAMVRSLFPAAREESETALSQRCQYRRLFWLLLLGTIPAAVLGALFESNIEAALNTPIYHGYGLLFTALILTVASRLQGTRGLKETGWRQALGVGLAQSMALLPGVSRSGSTITAGLLCGFEREFAPRFAFLLSIPVILGGFLFKVKDMVEAHVSGGLDPLTYPLSALVAGVTGYFAIVLVINSVKRGNLLYFAAYCLAVGLTVILVCR
- a CDS encoding sodium-translocating pyrophosphatase, producing the protein MTLTAFENGAIVFTLVAAAIGLIYALVLRTRITALDQGTEKMKQIASQIQEGAMAYLGRQFRTIALLVVLLFVALILSAGGNWNLGIARGVAFLLGCLASGVTGYMGMTLAVRGNVRCANAARTSLKDAFAVAFNSGAVAGMFTVTMGLVGATLIFWIYKEHATDVLLGFGFGGCLLALFMRVGGGIYTKAADVGADLVGKVEAGIPEDDPRNAAVIADNVGDNVGDCAGMAADIFESYEITLVASMILALAHVEGGSPEGMRKATVWIIFPIIVRAIGVLTSMFGIGLARMKSDDEHPIKAITRGFVSSALLSAVAFWAVARFYVGAVGNDPDNWAKLFLATFSGLVLAVAMYKLTEYYTSTEFSPVKSIARSTQTGSATTILTGFSEGLESAVYALFVICGCLVFSMLVFGSEATAVEILYGVSLCGLGMLTTTGVIISMDTFGPVADNAQGISEMAGLEDNTQNVELLDSVGNTTKAATKGIAIASAVIAAISLFGSYLSKVAAASAGTGGAAESISGAALSQYHINIDKPAVFIGALIGGAMPFLFSSMTIRAVSRAAFKIINEVRRQFREIPGLMEGKEGVMPESGKVVDICTAAAIRELVAPGLLAVLSPVIIGAWFGWEGLGGFLGGIIIVGQLMAVLMCNAGGAWDNAKKSIEDGAYGGKGSDAHKAAVVGDTVGDPFKDTAGPALNPLIKVMNTVGLLIAPAIVTYADSLALKLIGVVLAAIIAVALIVAKRETKDVQEAEEALEHAGGKG